A single region of the Selenomonas sp. oral taxon 920 genome encodes:
- a CDS encoding CsgG/HfaB family protein: MFRKMMGVLVLLGGLMMGSVCQAGLYDNPTVAIMPFQNKVPDKWEGFGDRAGIANEALTALICDRPDVFQVVERIELQGLVDEQSLGMTGLVSADTAVEAGNLSGAEYKIFGALTNLSAKEDSFGLAGLTGGLVGSQASVVANVTIRVVEVSTGRIVLVGQGKGSSNRVSGGMSAEGGAFMLGSASVTEEMAFNAVVKATKDAVNGKEGIFTKMGVNNKGKKK, encoded by the coding sequence ATGTTTAGAAAAATGATGGGCGTACTTGTCCTTCTCGGAGGGTTGATGATGGGTTCCGTCTGTCAGGCAGGTCTGTACGACAACCCCACGGTCGCAATCATGCCCTTCCAGAACAAGGTGCCCGACAAATGGGAGGGCTTCGGGGACCGCGCAGGCATCGCAAACGAAGCGCTCACTGCCCTCATCTGTGATCGCCCCGATGTGTTCCAAGTCGTCGAGCGTATCGAGCTCCAGGGGCTCGTGGACGAGCAGAGTCTCGGCATGACCGGTCTCGTGAGTGCTGACACCGCAGTCGAGGCCGGCAACCTCAGCGGTGCAGAGTACAAGATCTTCGGTGCACTCACAAATCTCTCGGCGAAGGAGGACTCCTTCGGGCTCGCCGGCCTCACGGGCGGACTGGTCGGCAGCCAGGCAAGTGTCGTGGCAAATGTCACGATCCGCGTCGTTGAGGTCTCGACAGGACGCATCGTCCTCGTCGGACAGGGCAAGGGCAGCTCGAACCGCGTATCGGGCGGCATGTCCGCAGAGGGCGGTGCGTTCATGCTCGGTTCCGCGAGCGTCACCGAAGAGATGGCGTTCAACGCCGTCGTAAAGGCGACCAAGGATGCCGTGAACGGAAAAGAGGGCATCTTTACGAAGATGGGTGTCAACAACAAGGGCAAGAAAAAGTAA
- a CDS encoding DUF3829 domain-containing protein — translation MYQPMRRALSVLVVGGLLCAPAALLSGCFGGSDMKGEDAASAVTSILAGNTTEDKIDAISPYLDATNNYNHVIVTFDFAISPSLEKMRSGERQTSISLPHFAALKKDLEEARANPKSAGVFQDIDAEADEVLKILNDLAPLAEKMESYYSSKGYLTDDYAAAAQMTAQYLPLYDKFEPAYDKFDAVVTARFKEVRLAQLEDMRKEGRTNAANFLELSIKTRDLADMLDNENIDKAAAEAKITEINELAAKLPDIPALASYKPNLNRFIGSFRSYVAGTEDPNDVIDNFNSVVRSSQNLDLGELDKKK, via the coding sequence ATGTACCAACCTATGCGCCGTGCACTCTCCGTCCTCGTGGTCGGCGGACTTCTCTGCGCGCCTGCCGCGCTCCTGTCTGGCTGCTTTGGCGGCAGCGACATGAAGGGGGAGGATGCCGCTTCGGCTGTCACGAGCATACTCGCCGGCAACACGACCGAGGACAAGATTGATGCCATCTCGCCCTACCTCGACGCGACCAACAACTACAATCACGTCATTGTCACGTTCGATTTCGCGATCTCCCCCTCGCTCGAAAAGATGCGCAGCGGTGAACGGCAGACGAGCATCTCTCTCCCGCATTTCGCCGCTCTGAAAAAGGATCTTGAGGAAGCGCGCGCCAACCCGAAGTCGGCGGGCGTCTTCCAGGACATCGACGCGGAGGCGGATGAAGTACTGAAGATCCTGAATGACCTCGCACCGCTCGCGGAAAAGATGGAGAGCTACTACTCCTCGAAGGGCTACCTGACGGACGACTATGCCGCCGCTGCGCAGATGACTGCACAGTACCTCCCGCTCTATGACAAGTTCGAGCCCGCCTATGACAAGTTCGACGCCGTTGTCACGGCACGCTTCAAGGAAGTGCGCCTCGCCCAGCTCGAGGATATGCGAAAAGAGGGCCGCACGAACGCTGCCAACTTCCTCGAGCTCTCGATCAAGACGCGCGATCTCGCGGATATGCTCGACAATGAGAACATCGACAAGGCTGCCGCCGAGGCGAAGATCACCGAAATCAACGAACTCGCGGCAAAGCTGCCGGATATCCCCGCTCTCGCTTCCTACAAGCCGAATCTCAACCGTTTCATCGGCTCGTTCCGCAGCTACGTCGCCGGTACGGAGGATCCCAACGATGTCATCGACAACTTCAACAGCGTCGTTCGCTCCTCCCAGAACCTCGATCTCGGCGAGCTCGACAAGAAGAAATAA